The Spirosoma radiotolerans genome has a window encoding:
- a CDS encoding low molecular weight protein-tyrosine-phosphatase: MINVLFVCYGNICRSPVAEGVFRVLIDEAGLNEQIQADSAGTASFHIGQLPDRRTRENALEHGLTLSHRARRLIGEDLAQFDYFVAMDETNLEAIEKLNYRSTGLYTTDTIFLLREFDPDVSDQPNVPDPYYEGPEVFEEVYQICLRCCRQLLTYLVQQHNLNERKNARVNE; the protein is encoded by the coding sequence ATGATAAACGTTCTCTTCGTTTGTTATGGCAACATTTGTCGGTCACCCGTTGCCGAAGGGGTGTTTCGAGTGCTGATTGACGAAGCCGGACTAAATGAGCAGATTCAGGCCGATTCGGCCGGAACGGCGTCTTTTCACATTGGCCAGCTACCTGATCGACGCACGCGCGAAAACGCACTCGAGCACGGCTTAACGCTGTCGCACCGGGCCCGTCGTTTGATTGGCGAAGACTTGGCTCAGTTCGATTATTTCGTGGCTATGGATGAAACCAATCTGGAAGCCATTGAAAAGCTGAACTACCGAAGTACGGGCCTTTATACAACTGATACGATCTTTCTCCTTCGCGAATTCGATCCCGACGTAAGTGACCAGCCCAACGTGCCGGACCCTTACTACGAAGGACCGGAAGTATTCGAAGAAGTTTACCAGATTTGCTTACGATGCTGTCGGCAGCTACTTACATATTTGGTTCAACAGCATAATCTTAACGAGCGAAAGAATGCAAGAGTAAACGAGTGA
- the eno gene encoding phosphopyruvate hydratase: MSTIQSIHARQILDSRGNPTVEVDVRTENGYLGRAAVPSGASTGTHEAVELRDNDPKVYVGKGVLKAVSNVNELIFPELVGISVFEQSMIDKIMLELDGTPNKGRLGANAILGVSLAAAKAAAQEAGLPLYRYIGGVNANTLPVPMMNILNGGSHADNSIDFQEFMVMPANAASFSEALRMGTEIFHTLKGVLKKMGLATNVGDEGGFAPNIKSNEEAIQTIIQAIEKAGYRPGEDVWIAMDAATSEFYDAEAGVYHFKKSTGDKLTSSEMAGFWKDWASKYPILSIEDGMAEDDWAGWKTHTDELKGTPVQLVGDDLFVTNVTRLQEGIDKGIANAILVKVNQIGSLTETIDTVNLAKRNSYKNIMSHRSGETEDATIADLAVALNTGQIKTGSASRSDRMAKYNQLLRIEEELGETAYFPGLKF, from the coding sequence ATGAGTACCATCCAAAGCATTCATGCCCGGCAGATTCTGGATTCACGCGGTAACCCAACGGTTGAAGTAGATGTCCGCACCGAAAATGGCTATCTGGGTCGGGCCGCTGTGCCATCGGGCGCATCAACCGGCACCCACGAAGCCGTCGAACTTCGGGACAATGACCCTAAGGTATATGTTGGTAAAGGCGTTCTGAAAGCAGTTTCGAACGTAAACGAGCTGATTTTTCCAGAACTGGTTGGCATTTCGGTCTTTGAGCAAAGCATGATCGATAAAATTATGCTCGAACTGGACGGTACGCCAAACAAAGGCCGTTTGGGCGCTAATGCCATTCTTGGCGTTTCGCTGGCAGCTGCTAAAGCAGCCGCTCAGGAAGCGGGTTTGCCGCTCTACCGCTACATTGGTGGCGTTAATGCCAACACGTTGCCGGTTCCGATGATGAATATCCTGAATGGTGGCTCGCATGCCGATAACTCCATCGATTTCCAGGAATTCATGGTAATGCCTGCCAACGCAGCGAGTTTCTCGGAAGCGCTGCGTATGGGTACCGAAATTTTCCATACGCTCAAAGGGGTATTGAAAAAGATGGGCCTGGCTACTAACGTAGGCGATGAAGGTGGGTTTGCTCCCAACATCAAATCGAACGAAGAAGCGATTCAAACCATCATTCAGGCTATCGAAAAAGCGGGCTACCGCCCAGGCGAAGATGTCTGGATTGCTATGGACGCGGCTACATCGGAATTCTACGATGCTGAAGCTGGTGTTTACCATTTCAAGAAATCGACCGGCGATAAGCTGACGTCTTCAGAAATGGCTGGGTTCTGGAAAGATTGGGCGAGCAAATACCCCATTCTGTCAATTGAAGATGGTATGGCCGAAGATGATTGGGCAGGCTGGAAAACTCATACCGACGAGCTGAAAGGTACGCCTGTACAATTGGTTGGCGATGATCTGTTCGTAACCAACGTAACGCGTCTTCAGGAAGGCATCGACAAAGGCATTGCCAATGCGATCCTAGTTAAAGTAAACCAGATTGGTTCGTTGACCGAAACGATTGATACCGTTAACCTGGCTAAACGCAACTCGTACAAGAACATCATGTCGCACCGTTCGGGCGAAACCGAAGATGCTACCATCGCTGATCTGGCCGTAGCGCTCAATACAGGCCAGATCAAAACGGGTTCGGCTTCACGTTCAGACCGGATGGCGAAATACAACCAACTGCTTCGTATTGAAGAGGAATTAGGCGAAACAGCGTATTTCCCAGGATTAAAGTTTTAA
- the recA gene encoding recombinase RecA, with protein sequence MAKSDTAQATASANDSKLKALQTTIEKLDKAFGKGTVMRLSESKVVDIPVISTGSLGLDLALGIGGMPRGRVVEIYGPESSGKTTLTMHCIAEAQKAGGLAAFIDAEHAFDRVYAEKLGIDTKNLLISQPDNGEQALEIAEHLISSGAIDIIVIDSVAALVPKAEIEGEMGESKMGLQARLMSQALRKLTGTINKTGCCCIFINQLREKIGVMFGNPETTTGGNALKFYASVRLDIRRIGQIKEGADNVVGNRTKVKVVKNKLAAPFKVVEFDIMYGQGISKVGEILDLAVEMEIVKKSGSWFSYGTSRLAQGRDAVKELLLDNPELMGEIEGKIRAKIATDEDALLDPVLAATAEDDEGEIDD encoded by the coding sequence ATGGCAAAATCAGATACGGCGCAAGCCACAGCATCTGCTAATGACAGTAAATTAAAAGCCCTTCAAACAACCATTGAAAAGCTGGATAAAGCCTTCGGTAAAGGCACTGTAATGCGCCTTAGCGAAAGCAAAGTCGTAGACATTCCGGTTATTTCAACGGGTTCGCTGGGGTTAGACCTGGCCCTGGGTATCGGCGGTATGCCGCGCGGCCGTGTTGTCGAAATCTACGGTCCTGAATCATCGGGTAAAACCACCCTGACGATGCACTGCATTGCCGAAGCCCAGAAAGCAGGTGGCCTTGCCGCCTTTATCGACGCTGAACACGCGTTTGACCGGGTTTACGCAGAAAAGCTGGGCATCGATACAAAAAATCTGCTCATCTCACAGCCTGATAATGGCGAACAGGCACTGGAAATTGCGGAGCACCTTATCAGCTCCGGCGCTATTGACATTATCGTTATTGACTCCGTGGCGGCCCTTGTGCCAAAAGCCGAGATTGAAGGCGAAATGGGCGAAAGCAAAATGGGTTTACAAGCTCGTTTGATGTCGCAGGCGCTGCGGAAACTGACGGGTACGATCAATAAAACGGGTTGCTGCTGTATTTTCATCAACCAGCTTCGGGAGAAAATCGGTGTGATGTTCGGTAACCCCGAAACAACGACTGGTGGTAACGCCCTGAAATTCTACGCTTCTGTTCGCCTGGATATCCGCCGTATTGGTCAGATTAAAGAAGGTGCTGATAACGTAGTGGGTAACCGTACCAAAGTGAAAGTTGTGAAGAACAAACTGGCCGCTCCATTTAAAGTTGTCGAGTTTGATATCATGTACGGCCAGGGTATCTCCAAAGTTGGTGAGATTTTGGATCTGGCAGTTGAAATGGAAATCGTTAAGAAATCAGGTTCCTGGTTCTCATATGGTACCAGCCGGTTGGCTCAGGGCCGCGACGCTGTTAAGGAACTGCTTCTGGACAACCCAGAATTGATGGGTGAGATTGAAGGCAAAATCCGGGCGAAAATCGCAACGGATGAAGACGCTCTTCTTGATCCCGTTCTGGCGGCTACCGCAGAAGACGATGAAGGTGAAATTGACGATTAA
- the gpmI gene encoding 2,3-bisphosphoglycerate-independent phosphoglycerate mutase, translating into MDKKVILIILDGWGIPLKPEVSAIEAAHTPFMNSLYAKYSNSKLEASGLAVGLPAGQMGNSEVGHMNLGAGRVVYQDLVKVNKAVEEHTLDNEPVLVDALTYAKTNGKKVHFIGLVSDGGVHAHIDHIKGLLSIAHAHELTNVFVHAFTDGRDTDPKGGVGYLTDLQTHMAATTGQVATVIGRYYAMDRDNRWERVKIAYDAMVKGEGEKITAADVTSALQASYEAGVTDEFIKPLIVTDNSGSPVAVIEEGDVVLCFNFRTDRGREITQALTQKDFPEQGMKKLALNYITMTNYDSEFIDVKVIFDKDNLHNTLGEVIAGAERKQIRIAETEKYPHVTFFFSGGREEPFAGEKRLLCPSPKEMVVRDEQGIETTIPVKTYDQIPEMAAYAIRDAIIPELEKEEVDFICLNFANTDMVGHTGVFEAVVKAAETADACAKAVTETALAHGYTTIIIADHGNAEFMTNEDGSPNTAHTTNLVPCILIDKEYHPAMKDGKLADIAPTILQLMGIPQPAEMGGVSLIVE; encoded by the coding sequence ATGGACAAAAAAGTCATTCTCATCATTCTCGATGGCTGGGGCATTCCGCTTAAGCCCGAAGTATCGGCTATTGAAGCGGCTCATACGCCGTTCATGAATTCGCTGTATGCCAAGTATTCAAACAGTAAGCTGGAAGCATCGGGATTAGCCGTTGGCCTGCCTGCGGGCCAGATGGGTAATTCTGAGGTAGGCCACATGAATCTGGGCGCTGGGCGGGTGGTTTATCAGGATCTGGTAAAAGTAAATAAAGCGGTTGAGGAACATACACTGGACAACGAGCCGGTTTTAGTCGATGCACTTACTTATGCCAAAACAAACGGCAAGAAGGTTCATTTCATTGGTCTGGTATCGGATGGTGGCGTTCACGCACACATCGATCATATTAAAGGCCTGTTATCCATTGCGCATGCTCACGAGCTGACCAATGTATTTGTGCATGCCTTTACGGATGGCCGGGATACGGACCCCAAAGGGGGCGTTGGCTATCTGACCGATCTACAGACGCACATGGCCGCTACAACTGGCCAGGTTGCGACCGTCATTGGGCGCTATTATGCCATGGATCGCGATAATCGTTGGGAACGGGTTAAAATAGCCTACGACGCGATGGTAAAAGGCGAAGGCGAAAAAATCACGGCTGCCGACGTGACAAGCGCTTTACAGGCATCGTATGAGGCTGGCGTTACGGATGAGTTTATCAAACCATTGATCGTTACGGACAATAGCGGCTCACCCGTGGCGGTTATTGAAGAGGGCGATGTAGTGCTGTGTTTCAATTTCCGTACGGATCGGGGACGTGAAATCACGCAGGCGCTGACACAGAAAGACTTCCCGGAACAGGGAATGAAGAAGCTGGCGCTGAATTACATTACCATGACCAATTATGACAGTGAGTTCATTGACGTAAAGGTCATTTTTGACAAAGACAACCTGCACAACACATTGGGAGAGGTCATTGCCGGAGCGGAGCGTAAGCAAATTCGAATTGCCGAAACGGAAAAGTACCCGCACGTTACCTTCTTCTTCTCTGGCGGCCGTGAAGAACCATTTGCGGGTGAAAAACGGCTGTTATGCCCGTCGCCAAAGGAAATGGTTGTTCGTGATGAGCAGGGCATTGAGACAACGATACCGGTGAAAACCTACGATCAAATTCCTGAAATGGCCGCCTACGCTATTCGTGATGCCATCATTCCTGAACTGGAGAAAGAGGAAGTAGACTTCATTTGCCTCAACTTTGCCAATACCGACATGGTAGGTCATACGGGTGTTTTTGAAGCTGTTGTCAAAGCGGCCGAAACGGCAGATGCCTGTGCAAAAGCGGTTACGGAAACAGCGTTGGCACATGGCTATACAACGATCATTATTGCGGATCACGGAAACGCCGAATTTATGACAAATGAGGATGGCTCACCGAACACGGCCCACACAACCAACCTGGTGCCCTGCATCCTGATTGATAAGGAGTACCATCCAGCTATGAAAGATGGTAAACTTGCCGATATTGCCCCAACGATTCTGCAACTGATGGGTATTCCGCAACCCGCCGAAATGGGGGGTGTGAGTCTGATTGTAGAGTAA
- a CDS encoding FtsB family cell division protein → MFNRLLRYGRNFYVATGLVLVGWMTFFDANDLPTQIRNWWELRRLDGEAKFYQAKIKAVQTERQEVLGNDRLREKFAREKYLMKKPGEDVFVIVDEHNEPLEK, encoded by the coding sequence ATGTTTAATCGTCTCCTCCGCTACGGCCGCAATTTCTACGTCGCCACCGGCTTAGTGCTGGTAGGATGGATGACGTTTTTTGACGCCAACGATCTGCCGACCCAGATTCGAAACTGGTGGGAACTGCGTCGTTTGGATGGGGAGGCTAAATTCTATCAGGCTAAAATCAAAGCAGTACAGACTGAGCGCCAGGAAGTACTTGGCAATGACCGCCTTCGGGAGAAATTTGCCCGCGAAAAGTATTTGATGAAAAAGCCCGGTGAAGATGTGTTTGTTATTGTCGACGAGCACAATGAACCGTTGGAAAAATAA
- a CDS encoding 2-oxoglutarate dehydrogenase E1 component, with the protein MDQYSYIANSDAAYVDQLYQSYKQDPQTVDESWQQFFKGFEFSLTYGEKANGTHNGESAEAKSNGVSSNGSANGQTTATKPVDASHAEKEVSVASLIKAYRSRGHLLAKTNPLKERKNRQPRVDLPDYALSEADLDTVFESGKLLGIGPATLRVIMESLRKIYAGDIGFEYMYIRELDVKNWLRNKIEKEALVFMPTSDEKKRILEKLNEATVFENFLATKYLGQKRFSLEGGEVTIPALDTIISQAADMGVEEVMIGMAHRGRLNVLANILGKSYESIFDGFEGNVPEQVHGDGDVKYHLGYSSLTETKSGKQISVKLAPNPSHLEAVNPVVEGFVRAQADEEYKGDFTKIMPILIHGDAAVAGQGIVYEVTQMAKLAGYTTGGTVHFVINNQIGFTTDFEDARSSIYCSDVAKIIDAPIFHVNGDDPEAVIFCAKLAVEFREKFNRDVFIDMVCYRRYGHNEADEPKFTQPTMYNIIEKHQNPREIYKELLIKRGDVDAELATRMDTEFKKQLQDRLDRVKQKAEIPYKPLRLDRDWAELRFSEPKDFEKSPETGVPAEVLQTIGKALVKTPEGFKPLKQIDKLLKDRQTMLTDTKLVNWGTAELLAYGSLLLDGKPVRLSGQDVQRGTFSHRHAVLHDAETNLSYSSLDFIEDGQQKFQIYNSLLSEYGVLGFEYGYAMANPQALVIWEAQFGDFSNGAQLIIDQFIAAGESKWGIQNGVTMLLPHGYEGQGPEHSNARPERYLQLYADYNMVVANVTTPANLFHIMRRQLAWNFRKPLVIMSPKSLLRHPKCISPLEDLTKGSFQEIIDDSYAQAKKVKRVLLCTGKIYYDLLEKQQADQRDDVAIVRLEQLAPLPKNQLDAVLDQYKKAELIWVQEEPENMGYWSYLLRIGLTLPIISRKAAASPATGYPKIHTQEQADIVRRAFE; encoded by the coding sequence ATGGACCAGTACTCATATATCGCTAATTCCGACGCGGCTTACGTAGATCAACTTTATCAGTCTTACAAACAAGACCCACAGACAGTTGACGAAAGCTGGCAACAATTTTTTAAAGGGTTTGAGTTTTCACTCACCTATGGCGAAAAAGCCAATGGAACCCACAACGGTGAATCGGCTGAAGCAAAGTCGAACGGTGTCTCATCGAATGGTTCAGCAAACGGCCAGACGACAGCAACCAAACCGGTCGATGCCAGCCATGCTGAAAAAGAAGTGTCGGTTGCCAGCTTAATCAAGGCATACCGGTCACGCGGCCATTTACTGGCGAAGACCAATCCGCTCAAAGAGCGCAAAAATCGCCAACCTCGTGTCGATTTGCCGGATTATGCGCTGTCAGAAGCGGATCTGGATACCGTTTTCGAATCAGGCAAACTGCTTGGTATCGGCCCCGCCACGCTCCGTGTCATCATGGAGTCGCTGCGTAAAATTTACGCGGGCGATATCGGGTTCGAGTACATGTACATCCGTGAGCTGGATGTGAAGAACTGGCTCCGGAATAAGATCGAAAAGGAAGCGCTCGTTTTCATGCCTACCTCGGATGAGAAAAAGCGTATTCTCGAAAAGCTCAACGAAGCGACCGTCTTCGAAAACTTCCTGGCGACTAAATACCTCGGCCAGAAACGTTTCTCGCTTGAAGGTGGCGAAGTGACAATTCCCGCGCTGGATACGATCATCAGTCAGGCGGCCGATATGGGCGTTGAAGAAGTGATGATTGGGATGGCGCACCGCGGGCGGCTTAACGTACTGGCCAACATTCTGGGCAAATCCTACGAGTCGATCTTCGACGGTTTCGAGGGGAATGTGCCCGAACAGGTACATGGCGATGGGGACGTGAAATATCACCTCGGTTATTCAAGTTTGACCGAGACAAAATCCGGAAAGCAGATCAGTGTAAAACTGGCTCCTAACCCATCCCACCTGGAAGCGGTCAATCCCGTTGTGGAAGGCTTTGTTCGGGCGCAGGCCGATGAAGAATACAAAGGCGATTTCACGAAAATAATGCCTATCCTGATTCACGGTGATGCCGCCGTGGCCGGACAGGGTATTGTGTATGAAGTAACGCAAATGGCCAAACTAGCTGGTTATACAACCGGTGGTACGGTCCATTTTGTCATTAATAACCAGATCGGTTTCACAACCGATTTTGAAGATGCCCGCTCGTCTATTTATTGTTCAGATGTAGCGAAAATCATCGACGCCCCTATTTTCCACGTAAACGGCGACGATCCGGAAGCCGTTATTTTCTGTGCGAAACTAGCCGTTGAGTTCCGTGAAAAATTCAACCGGGATGTGTTTATCGACATGGTTTGCTACCGTCGCTACGGCCACAACGAGGCCGATGAGCCGAAATTTACGCAGCCAACGATGTACAACATCATCGAAAAGCACCAGAATCCACGCGAGATTTACAAAGAACTGCTCATCAAGCGGGGCGACGTAGATGCCGAACTGGCCACGCGCATGGATACTGAATTCAAAAAGCAATTACAGGATCGACTCGACCGCGTTAAGCAAAAAGCGGAAATTCCGTACAAGCCGCTTCGGCTGGACCGGGACTGGGCCGAGCTTCGGTTTAGTGAGCCGAAGGATTTCGAAAAATCGCCCGAAACGGGCGTGCCTGCCGAAGTCCTGCAAACCATTGGTAAAGCGCTTGTCAAAACGCCTGAAGGCTTCAAGCCGCTAAAACAGATTGACAAGCTGCTGAAAGACCGTCAGACCATGCTCACCGACACCAAACTGGTGAACTGGGGTACGGCGGAACTGCTGGCCTACGGGTCGTTGCTGCTCGACGGTAAGCCTGTTCGTTTGAGTGGTCAGGATGTTCAGCGGGGTACATTCTCGCACCGCCATGCGGTATTGCACGATGCCGAAACGAACCTATCGTATTCGTCGCTCGACTTTATTGAGGATGGCCAGCAGAAATTCCAGATTTATAACTCCCTGTTGTCAGAATACGGTGTGTTAGGGTTTGAATATGGCTATGCCATGGCTAATCCACAAGCGCTGGTTATCTGGGAAGCCCAGTTTGGCGACTTCTCCAACGGTGCTCAGTTGATCATCGATCAGTTTATTGCGGCTGGAGAGTCGAAGTGGGGCATCCAGAACGGTGTAACGATGCTTCTTCCCCACGGCTACGAAGGCCAGGGGCCAGAGCACTCCAACGCCCGCCCTGAACGGTATTTGCAGTTATACGCGGACTATAACATGGTGGTGGCCAACGTAACTACGCCCGCTAACCTGTTCCACATTATGCGTCGTCAGTTGGCCTGGAACTTCCGTAAGCCACTGGTCATTATGTCGCCGAAGTCGTTGTTGCGCCATCCGAAATGCATTTCTCCGCTGGAGGATCTCACAAAGGGTTCATTCCAGGAAATCATCGACGACAGCTATGCGCAAGCAAAAAAGGTAAAACGGGTGTTGCTCTGTACGGGTAAGATCTATTATGATCTGCTCGAAAAACAACAGGCCGATCAGCGTGACGATGTGGCTATTGTACGACTGGAGCAGCTCGCTCCACTGCCCAAAAACCAGTTAGATGCCGTACTGGACCAGTACAAGAAAGCGGAGTTGATCTGGGTACAGGAAGAACCTGAAAACATGGGCTATTGGTCTTACCTATTGCGCATTGGTTTGACTTTGCCCATTATTTCGCGGAAAGCTGCGGCTTCACCAGCTACGGGCTATCCAAAAATACATACTCAGGAACAAGCCGATATCGTTCGGAGAGCGTTTGAATAA
- the odhB gene encoding 2-oxoglutarate dehydrogenase complex dihydrolipoyllysine-residue succinyltransferase has product MAVDMKIPPVGESITEVTVGTWYKKEGDHVKMDDVLCGLDSDKATFELTAEADGILHILAQEGDVLPIGASICKIDDGGSAPSPAPVAEPAKAEASATPAPQPAPALQAVAEPVQAPVAQAAPSVIEMKVPAVGESVTEVTIASWSKKDGDQVALDEVLCELESDKATFELPAEAAGTLRIVAQEGATLPIGALIAKIEVGASTAAPANTPAPAPQPATSAPAPEVSTNGQNGNGYAAHYPSPAAAKILDEKGISAQQVQGTGVGGRLTKEDALKATPASAPAPAPAAPQAAAKPAAPAPAPAAPAVPGSRNQRREKMTSLRRTIARRLVAVKNETAMLTTFNEVDMKPIMDLRNKFKDKFKEKNGVGLGFMSFFTKAVCIALKDFPAVNAQIDGDQMVFNDFCDISIAVSSDRGLVVPVIRNAEQLSFAQIEKEVVRLAGLARENKLTIEQMTGGTFTITNGGTFGSMLSTPIINAPQSAILGMHNIVERAVVVNGEIVIRPIMYVALSYDHRIIDGKESVSFLVRVKQILEDPTRILFDM; this is encoded by the coding sequence ATGGCCGTTGACATGAAAATCCCTCCTGTGGGGGAATCCATTACCGAAGTAACCGTTGGCACCTGGTACAAGAAAGAAGGTGATCACGTAAAGATGGACGATGTACTTTGCGGACTCGACTCCGATAAGGCTACGTTCGAATTAACGGCCGAAGCCGATGGTATTCTGCACATTCTGGCTCAGGAAGGTGACGTTCTACCCATTGGAGCCAGTATTTGTAAAATTGACGATGGTGGTAGCGCTCCAAGTCCTGCCCCCGTTGCCGAGCCTGCCAAAGCCGAAGCATCGGCAACTCCGGCTCCACAGCCAGCGCCCGCTCTTCAGGCGGTTGCTGAACCCGTGCAGGCTCCTGTAGCGCAGGCAGCACCGAGTGTGATTGAAATGAAAGTGCCCGCCGTTGGCGAGTCTGTGACTGAAGTAACCATTGCTTCGTGGAGCAAGAAAGACGGTGATCAGGTTGCCCTCGACGAAGTCTTGTGCGAGCTTGAATCCGACAAAGCTACGTTCGAGCTTCCTGCCGAAGCCGCAGGAACGCTCCGTATTGTGGCTCAGGAGGGTGCAACACTACCAATCGGTGCTTTGATTGCTAAAATTGAAGTAGGTGCTTCTACCGCTGCACCAGCCAATACACCGGCACCCGCCCCTCAGCCAGCAACGAGTGCACCAGCACCCGAAGTCTCGACTAATGGCCAGAATGGAAACGGCTATGCCGCGCATTATCCATCGCCGGCGGCCGCTAAAATTCTTGACGAAAAAGGCATTAGTGCGCAACAGGTTCAAGGTACGGGCGTGGGCGGACGCTTAACGAAGGAAGATGCCTTAAAAGCAACTCCTGCATCGGCGCCAGCACCTGCTCCCGCAGCTCCGCAAGCTGCTGCCAAACCGGCGGCACCGGCTCCAGCACCAGCGGCTCCTGCTGTACCGGGCAGCCGAAATCAGCGTCGGGAGAAAATGACGTCTCTTCGCCGGACAATTGCCCGCCGGCTGGTAGCCGTTAAAAACGAAACGGCGATGCTGACTACCTTCAATGAGGTAGACATGAAGCCAATCATGGACTTACGAAACAAGTTTAAGGATAAGTTCAAAGAGAAGAATGGCGTAGGGCTTGGCTTCATGTCGTTCTTCACGAAGGCGGTTTGTATTGCGCTGAAAGACTTCCCTGCCGTAAATGCCCAGATTGATGGCGACCAGATGGTCTTCAATGATTTCTGTGATATCTCAATTGCCGTTTCGTCGGACCGGGGTCTTGTGGTGCCCGTTATTCGCAACGCCGAACAATTGAGCTTTGCGCAAATCGAGAAAGAAGTCGTTCGCTTAGCTGGCCTTGCCCGCGAAAACAAACTGACGATTGAGCAAATGACTGGCGGTACGTTCACCATCACCAACGGGGGTACTTTTGGATCAATGCTGTCGACCCCGATTATCAACGCACCCCAATCCGCTATTTTGGGTATGCACAACATCGTTGAGCGTGCCGTTGTGGTTAATGGCGAAATCGTTATCCGGCCAATCATGTATGTGGCGCTGTCTTACGACCACCGCATCATCGACGGCAAAGAATCGGTTAGCTTCCTGGTTCGTGTAAAACAGATTCTGGAAGATCCCACCCGGATCCTGTTCGATATGTAA